In Candidatus Liberimonas magnetica, one DNA window encodes the following:
- a CDS encoding glycosyltransferase family 39 protein — protein MKKYIDEYIGIFLVLGIGLALRLWGLSWGLPLKKAHIDESVVIFYTMKFFSGDLNPHVFFDYPTLFLYLLGFLYFIYFLIGMAAGVFASLDSFVGMFLNGDASALYLIARSLTVFFALAGIYLVYRIGRENLSSGVIPALIMAVIPVNILHSHYGTVDTACVFFILFSVLHLLRYYSSGKKKDLYLGSLIMGLAAAVKYYPFIFVLPVLYLAFEKEKISFLRTSLYSIFFMASGFVLACPFSVLDFPAFISRFIDRFNLIVWSPESSFSFGFFGLFSALVNASTIMIFLLLSFGIILCVKYSDKESLKKILYLLSFPAVYMLFLSTWKIRSPHYLLPVLPFLVLAGSYGLSFIPLLKSRMILIYVVVTLSCLPAVVSAVKLDVSLSKRDTRLLAYDWIKQNLPAGSRILRLPYTPEFMNKDPYQVRVDWEGKIADQPADELSLKYDYIITSHFDNSTVSKQETGILNKYDVINSWANIPLATFHQPRITIYGKKT, from the coding sequence ATGAAAAAATATATTGATGAATATATAGGCATATTTTTGGTGTTGGGAATCGGGCTTGCTTTGCGTTTGTGGGGGTTGAGTTGGGGGCTGCCGTTAAAAAAAGCGCATATAGACGAGTCTGTAGTCATATTTTATACGATGAAGTTTTTTTCTGGCGATCTGAACCCTCATGTTTTTTTTGATTACCCTACTTTATTCTTATATTTGTTAGGTTTTCTATACTTCATATATTTTTTGATAGGGATGGCGGCCGGTGTATTCGCTTCGCTGGACAGTTTTGTAGGCATGTTTTTAAACGGAGATGCTTCTGCACTTTACCTTATAGCGCGGTCTTTGACAGTATTCTTTGCTTTAGCCGGCATATACCTGGTTTATAGGATCGGAAGGGAAAACCTGTCTTCCGGCGTTATACCTGCGTTAATAATGGCAGTTATTCCGGTAAATATCCTTCATTCTCATTATGGGACTGTAGATACCGCCTGCGTATTTTTTATCCTTTTTTCGGTGCTTCATCTTTTAAGATATTACAGTTCCGGAAAAAAAAAGGATTTATACCTGGGCTCACTTATAATGGGCCTTGCGGCTGCGGTCAAGTATTATCCCTTCATCTTTGTTCTGCCTGTCCTTTATCTTGCCTTTGAAAAAGAAAAAATATCATTTTTAAGAACATCTTTATATTCTATCTTTTTTATGGCCTCGGGTTTTGTACTGGCCTGTCCGTTTTCCGTATTGGATTTTCCTGCTTTTATATCAAGGTTCATTGATCGTTTCAACCTTATCGTCTGGTCGCCTGAGTCTAGCTTTTCGTTCGGTTTTTTCGGGCTTTTTTCTGCCCTGGTAAATGCCTCTACGATAATGATATTTTTACTGCTTTCTTTCGGGATTATCCTGTGCGTCAAGTACTCTGACAAAGAGAGCCTGAAAAAGATACTTTATCTATTAAGTTTTCCTGCGGTTTACATGCTGTTCCTTTCTACCTGGAAGATACGCTCGCCGCATTATCTCCTGCCGGTTTTGCCGTTCCTTGTTCTTGCGGGAAGTTACGGTTTATCTTTTATACCCTTACTTAAAAGCAGGATGATTTTGATTTACGTTGTAGTTACGCTATCCTGCCTGCCTGCGGTAGTTAGCGCTGTTAAGCTCGATGTCTCACTGTCTAAAAGAGATACAAGGCTTCTGGCTTATGATTGGATAAAACAAAACCTGCCAGCCGGCTCAAGGATACTGCGCCTTCCGTACACGCCTGAATTCATGAACAAGGACCCTTATCAGGTGAGAGTGGACTGGGAAGGGAAAATAGCAGATCAGCCGGCAGATGAGCTGTCTTTAAAATATGATTATATAATAACGAGCCATTTTGACAACAGCACTGTTTCAAAACAGGAAACCGGGATATTAAATAAGTATGATGTAATCAATAGCTGGGCCAATATACCGTTGGCAACATTCCACCAACCGAGGATAACGATCTATGGAAAAAAAACCTAA
- a CDS encoding glycosyltransferase family 2 protein produces the protein MEKKPKVTIVMPAYNAEKTLEKTLNAIPKGSYDEIILVDDASKDQTAELARKLGLKVIVHPKNLGYGGNQKTCYTEALKAGADIVVMLHPDYQYDPRLVPYLAGLIKEDICDIVLANRIRTRKEALDGGMPLYKYLFNRMLTFIENLFLGLNLSEYHTGYRAFSRRALEEIPWIQNSNDFVFDQEILIQAAYFGFRIGDIPVAAKYFPEASSINFQRSVKYGLETLLNVSKSVLHRSGLANFKMFEKADV, from the coding sequence ATGGAAAAAAAACCTAAAGTTACGATAGTAATGCCTGCTTATAACGCAGAAAAAACTCTCGAAAAAACCCTAAATGCTATCCCAAAAGGTTCTTATGACGAGATAATCCTTGTAGACGATGCTTCAAAGGACCAGACAGCAGAACTTGCAAGAAAACTCGGGCTCAAGGTCATAGTCCACCCAAAGAATCTGGGGTATGGCGGTAATCAAAAAACATGTTACACTGAAGCCCTGAAAGCAGGCGCAGACATAGTTGTAATGCTCCATCCCGATTACCAGTATGACCCAAGGCTCGTCCCTTACCTTGCAGGGTTGATCAAGGAAGACATCTGCGACATAGTGCTTGCTAACAGGATAAGGACAAGAAAAGAAGCTTTAGACGGCGGTATGCCGTTATACAAATATTTGTTCAACAGGATGCTTACGTTCATAGAAAACCTGTTCCTGGGGCTTAATTTAAGCGAATACCACACAGGCTACAGGGCTTTTTCACGCAGGGCTTTAGAGGAAATACCCTGGATACAAAATTCAAATGATTTTGTATTTGACCAGGAGATACTGATCCAGGCGGCATATTTTGGTTTTAGGATAGGGGATATCCCTGTCGCGGCCAAATATTTCCCTGAGGCATCATCGATAAATTTTCAAAGAAGTGTGAAATACGGCCTTGAAACCCTTTTAAATGTAAGTAAATCCGTTTTGCACAGGTCAGGGCTGGCAAATTTCAAGATGTTTGAAAAAGCAGATGTTTAA